A genomic segment from Oscillospiraceae bacterium encodes:
- a CDS encoding helix-turn-helix domain-containing protein yields the protein MSNRLFQSIVHQMKDAIDRIIGVVDESGTIIACSELVRIGETVPGVREELLYTNDRFILEGYTYYPINNHGRIEYIVFVEGEDAVSESNAALMSICLSNLKALHDEKYDKSSFIKNIILDNILPTDVYAKSKELHLNGDIPRIVYLIKFNGKADIVPVDVVQNMFPDRNKDYVLSVGENDVVLVRELKAVVAAKESEKVARTIADTVGTEFYVKVTIGIGTTVESIKDLARSYKEAQVAIEVGKVFDTEKTIINYESLGIGRLIYQLPTTLCEMFLSEVFKKGALESLDRETLVTIQAFFENNLNVSETSRKLFVHRNTLVYRLEKIKKLTGLDLREFDHAITFKVALMVKKYLTAKPVKF from the coding sequence ATCAAATGAAGGATGCGATAGACCGTATTATAGGCGTTGTTGATGAATCCGGCACAATCATCGCCTGCAGCGAGCTTGTCAGAATAGGCGAAACGGTTCCGGGCGTCAGGGAAGAGCTTCTATACACCAATGATCGTTTTATCCTTGAGGGATATACTTATTATCCGATCAACAACCATGGACGCATCGAATATATCGTATTCGTCGAAGGAGAAGACGCCGTTTCGGAAAGCAACGCGGCTCTTATGTCCATATGTTTATCAAATCTCAAGGCTCTGCACGACGAAAAATACGATAAATCAAGTTTTATAAAAAATATCATTCTCGATAATATTCTCCCTACGGATGTATACGCGAAGTCAAAGGAGCTTCATCTGAACGGAGATATTCCGCGTATTGTTTATCTTATTAAATTCAACGGAAAAGCAGATATTGTGCCCGTTGACGTTGTTCAGAATATGTTTCCGGACAGAAACAAGGATTATGTTCTCAGCGTCGGTGAAAATGATGTTGTGCTTGTCCGCGAGCTGAAAGCTGTCGTCGCCGCCAAGGAAAGCGAAAAGGTCGCCCGTACGATTGCAGACACCGTCGGGACGGAGTTTTATGTTAAGGTGACCATAGGCATAGGCACAACCGTCGAATCCATAAAGGATCTTGCCCGTTCATACAAAGAGGCTCAGGTTGCCATTGAAGTCGGAAAGGTATTCGATACCGAAAAGACTATAATTAATTATGAAAGTCTCGGCATAGGCAGGCTCATATATCAGCTTCCGACTACTTTGTGTGAGATGTTTCTTTCCGAAGTGTTCAAGAAAGGCGCTCTTGAGTCGCTTGACAGGGAAACCCTTGTCACCATACAGGCCTTTTTTGAAAACAATCTCAATGTTTCCGAAACCTCGCGTAAGTTATTTGTTCACAGAAATACGCTCGTATATCGTCTCGAGAAGATCAAGAAGCTTACCGGTCTTGATCTTCGCGAATTCGATCATGCAATAACTTTCA